cTTCAACCCTTACATGACATGCCATGATGGTGGTGTGAGGTGGCCATGGCCCAAGAGTCACAGTCACGCCTCAAACCCAGGGAGACAGCTGTTTATTGGGAATATTCCAGCAGTCCCATTACTGGAGGGCTCATTCATCACCACGCTGTACTTGGCCTATCCCCTAACCTAAAGCTCGACACTTACTGGCCTTGCCGGCAACGTGGACCTTCAGCTTCAAGCACGAGTCCCCATGATGGTGGATGGGCTTGGCTGTAATGACAAAGAAGCCAATGTCAGAACAAGAAGATTCCCTGGAGTCAAAagttagattgggcagcagatggctcagtggttagtactgtagtcttgcagtgctggggttctgggtttaaatcccaccaaggtcatcatctgcaaggagtttgtatgttctccccgtgtttgtttcctctggcttcctcccacactccaaagacatactgataggaaacctagattgtgagccccaatgggaacagtgataatgtctgtaaagcgctgcataatAAATAATCCTCCTGCAGAGGCTGGAGACCCGTGGAGTAAGGACCCCCTCCCACAAACAATGTCCCAACAGGAACACCCTCCCCAGCACCTTCCTGAAGATGTTTTTTGGGAAGTGTGCATTTCTTGGACAGATTATTCATTGTCCCGATTTCTCCTCCACACAGTCTGTCAGGAGACTCCTCCAGCATCCGAGCCTGGATCCCAAAAGACACACCTAGGCCGCGTGTAGAGACAGGATCACCcccacctgctgtgtcctgcccatGCATGTGCTGGGTCTGTGCCAGCACAGAGGAGAGCGTCTCACACAGAGGGATtacaggactgagcccaaaaacagCTGTGTGACACAGAAATGTCAGTTCCAGAGATCTGGTGTGGGAAACCGCAGCAGCGACCCCTACAATAGTAGCAGCAGCGACCCCCACAATAGTAGCAGCAGCGACCCCTACAATAGTAGCAGCAGCGACCCCTACAATAGTAGTACTAGTAGCAATAGTAGTAGCAGCAGTGACCACTACAGGGGTAGTAGTGCCAGTAGTAGTAGTGCCCCTTACATATATAGTAGTAGCTGTGCCCCTCCTTGAACTCCTTGCCGAGGCTGAAGGCTGTGAACTTCTGAAACTTCACCCGGAACTTCTCGGGGCCGTTCAGATTGAAGGGGTTGTTGCACTCCCATCGGACTTGGTTTTTGGAGACTGGTTTGCAGGCGACATACTCCTCATGCTCCACCAGGAACAAAGTGTACCTCTCCACAGCAGTGCCCGCACCTCGGTCATCCTCATAATGGGGGCACACAATGTCCAGGTAGTCGAAGAGCTGGACTTGTACGGTGTAGTCATTCCTGAAGCTGCGGACAGAAGACAGGATAGTTATTGCAGTGTAATATCGGGGAGGGGTTCGCGCTGTAATGTTACATTGTGCATTAACCCTTTTAGCACCTGGACGCTGACGAGTGGGGGCTGTTGATGTGTAATATACCAGTCAGCAAAGGGCCTGGAGGAGGTTTCTGGAGTCAGTGACGCATGTGTTAAGTCGTCACCGGGAATTTTGGAGTGAGTGCCGTGTTGATAAACATGGTTTCCTCCAGAGTGAACCCTGGCCCTGGGGTGTGTGGCGTGACCAGGGGCAATGAGAAGAGCCGATGTGTAATGATGAGTCAGCAGTGTCCGCTAGGTGCGGAGTGGTCCCCACACAGGAACGCATCCCTTTTTCTGGGGTTTGCAGTTTCTCTCCAGTCGCAGACATTTAGGGGGTTTATTGGCACGGTGGAGTCAGGTGGGAATATCTTGGCACGTCTCATATCTTGCACAATGCACATAGCATGTGAGGTGCTCACACGCATATGTCTCTGGGAGCGATAAGGGTGAAGCTCTCCTTTCTGAAAACAGCACAGTAATCTCCCCTCAGAGCATCCCTTCGgggacatcacccagctttcccagactctgGATCAGCTACAGAAAGCTGAGCGGGTGGCATATTACATCACCACTCACGTGACTGCGACATGGAGGGTGTCTGGGCCAGACAACTAAGTTATAAGCTTCTGAGGCCATTATAGAAACAATTCAGGTCGCTGGCATTGTTCTGCAGATGTGCTGAGTACACAGAGCTATACATACAAGGGTCCACACCCAATCCTGGCATACACGCGCCCTCTTCACCCTCCTGCTTATGGGTGACATTTGATTCCCCCTCAGCCCCAGGTAATAAACATCTCAGCCTTGTTAACAGGAGCCCCCTCCATAGACTGCAGTCACAAGGGACCATGCAAATCCTCTCATTACCCAGCCGTGAGATTGGAAACATTTGGGTAATCTGTGGGAGCGATCTGTACAGCCTCGGCCTAGTGAAAGGCTTGTTGTCAAATTCAGTCTATACAGGGTGGTGTTATAGAGGGGTGCAGACTAGCCCCCCAGAGTGTACCCCATCCTCAAACTGCATTCTCAGCTCCAGTAGGTAGAGAGGTTTATTAACTCTTAAATTGTATAACCCTTTCCAAGAGTGCAATTAAGCGTCCTGCCATGGGGTACACGATGGGTCCACGTAGGGGA
This region of Ranitomeya imitator isolate aRanImi1 chromosome 1, aRanImi1.pri, whole genome shotgun sequence genomic DNA includes:
- the EFNA1 gene encoding ephrin-A1, which translates into the protein MKRDGCTLLLLLLFCVRAAAAEIHTVYWNSTNRSFRNDYTVQVQLFDYLDIVCPHYEDDRGAGTAVERYTLFLVEHEEYVACKPVSKNQVRWECNNPFNLNGPEKFRVKFQKFTAFSLGKEFKEGHSYYYISKPIHHHGDSCLKLKVHVAGKATQQPSTNVHTPRARVVADDPAAALPDILRSIAHNSADRSVSLTLCGLMLPLLFALGL